One window from the genome of Paraclostridium sordellii encodes:
- a CDS encoding urocanate hydratase, with translation MITLEKSVNFTNEDIKNSMTIKLDTIPNKTPKFLEGIRRAPKRESKLSQSDIKLALNNALRYIPEEYHEELAPEFLNELMTTGRIYGYRFRPEGSIKAKSIDEYKGRCIEAKAFQVMIDNNLDFDIALYPYELVTYGETGQVFQNWMQYLLVKKYLEAVNQDQTLVIQSGHPVGLFKSKPDAPRVIITNGLMVGLFDNQEEWKRAAAIGVSNYGQMTAGGWMYIGPQGIVHGTYSTLLNAGRLILGIPEKDDLAGKLFVTSGLGGMSGAQGKAVEIAGGVGIIAEVDYSRIETRYTQGWVSKVAKTCEEAYEMAKLYMDKKDPCAIAYHGNVVDLLQYAIDNDIHIDLLSDQTSCHAVYDGGYCPQGINFEERTYLLANNKEKFVDMVDNTLRNHFKVIKELTSRGSYFFDYGNSFMKAVYDAGCREISKNGIDEKDGFIFPSYVEDILGPQLFDYGYGPFRWVCLSGKKEDLIKTDKMAMDCINPNRRYQDRDNWIWIRDAEKNGLVVGSQARILYQDAIGRTNIALKFNEMVRKGEIGPVMLGRDHHDVSGTDSPFRETSNIKDGSNIMADMATHCFAGNAARGMSLIALHNGGGVGIGKSINGGFGMVLDGSHRVDEILRTAMPWDVMGGVARRAWARNENSITTVMEYNQMCKGQDHITLPYIVDDELIDSVIEGNN, from the coding sequence ATGATTACTTTAGAGAAATCTGTAAATTTTACAAATGAAGATATAAAAAATTCTATGACTATAAAATTAGATACTATACCAAATAAAACACCTAAATTTTTAGAAGGAATAAGAAGAGCTCCAAAGAGAGAATCGAAGTTGTCGCAATCAGATATAAAACTAGCATTAAATAATGCATTAAGATATATACCAGAAGAATATCATGAAGAATTAGCTCCAGAATTCTTAAATGAACTTATGACAACAGGAAGAATATATGGATATAGATTTAGACCAGAGGGAAGCATCAAGGCTAAATCTATAGATGAATACAAGGGGAGATGTATAGAAGCTAAGGCATTTCAAGTTATGATAGATAATAATCTAGATTTTGATATAGCATTGTATCCATATGAGCTTGTTACATATGGAGAAACGGGACAAGTTTTTCAAAATTGGATGCAATATTTGCTAGTAAAAAAATATTTAGAAGCAGTAAATCAAGACCAGACACTAGTAATACAATCAGGTCATCCTGTAGGGTTATTTAAATCGAAGCCAGATGCTCCAAGGGTAATAATAACAAATGGATTGATGGTAGGTTTATTTGATAACCAAGAAGAATGGAAAAGGGCAGCTGCTATAGGTGTATCAAATTATGGACAAATGACAGCAGGAGGCTGGATGTATATAGGGCCTCAAGGAATTGTTCATGGAACGTATTCAACCTTACTAAACGCGGGAAGACTGATACTAGGAATACCAGAAAAAGACGATTTAGCTGGAAAGTTATTTGTAACTTCAGGACTTGGAGGAATGAGTGGTGCTCAGGGAAAAGCGGTAGAGATTGCAGGAGGAGTTGGAATAATAGCTGAGGTTGATTATTCTAGGATTGAGACTAGATATACTCAAGGATGGGTAAGTAAGGTTGCAAAGACTTGTGAAGAGGCATATGAGATGGCTAAATTATATATGGATAAAAAAGATCCATGTGCAATAGCATACCATGGAAATGTTGTAGACTTGCTTCAATATGCGATAGATAATGATATACATATAGACTTATTATCAGATCAAACATCATGTCATGCTGTTTACGATGGAGGTTATTGTCCGCAAGGTATAAACTTTGAAGAAAGGACTTATCTTTTAGCTAACAATAAAGAAAAGTTTGTTGATATGGTAGATAATACTTTAAGAAATCATTTCAAGGTTATTAAAGAATTAACTAGCAGAGGAAGTTATTTCTTTGATTATGGCAACAGCTTTATGAAAGCTGTTTATGATGCAGGGTGTAGAGAAATATCTAAAAACGGAATAGATGAAAAAGATGGATTTATATTTCCATCATATGTTGAAGACATATTAGGGCCTCAATTATTTGATTATGGATATGGTCCATTTAGATGGGTTTGTTTAAGTGGAAAAAAAGAAGATCTAATAAAAACAGATAAGATGGCAATGGATTGTATAAACCCAAACAGAAGATATCAAGATAGGGACAACTGGATATGGATAAGAGATGCAGAAAAAAATGGTTTAGTAGTGGGATCTCAAGCTAGAATATTATATCAAGATGCCATAGGAAGAACTAATATAGCACTTAAGTTTAATGAAATGGTAAGAAAAGGTGAAATAGGGCCTGTTATGTTAGGAAGAGATCATCACGATGTATCAGGAACTGATTCTCCATTTAGAGAAACTTCTAATATAAAAGATGGAAGTAATATAATGGCAGATATGGCAACGCATTGCTTTGCAGGAAATGCAGCAAGGGGAATGAGCTTAATAGCTCTTCACAATGGAGGAGGCGTTGGTATAGGTAAATCAATAAATGGAGGCTTTGGGATGGTTCTTGATGGATCTCATAGAGTAGATGAAATACTTAGAACAGCTATGCCTTGGGATGTTATGGGGGGAGTTGCTAGACGTGCATGGGCTAGAAATGAAAACTCTATAACAACAGTTATGGAATATAACCAAATGTGTAAAGGCCAAGACCATATAACATTACCATACATAGTTGATGATGAGCTAATAGATAGTGTAATAGAAGGTAACAATTAA
- the ftcD gene encoding glutamate formimidoyltransferase, with protein MAIVQCVPNFSEGRDLEKIEKIVNPLRGKEGVKLLNYEADKDYNRVVVTVIGEPKAVKKAVLESIGVAKDVIDMNTHKGQHSRFGATDVCPFIPIKGMTMEEAVDLAKELGEEVATKYEIPVFLYESAALKPERENLATVRKGEYEGLDSKLENPNWKPDFGDAKKHPTAGAIAIGARKPLIAYNINLDTPNIEIASKIAKTIRQSSGGYRFIKAGPVEIPERGITQVTMNLTDYTKTAMYRAFEAVKMEAKRYGVNVMGSEIVGLCPMEALVDCASYYLGLENFSLDKVLETSLME; from the coding sequence ATGGCTATAGTACAATGTGTACCTAATTTTAGTGAAGGTAGAGATTTAGAAAAAATAGAAAAAATAGTTAATCCACTTAGAGGAAAAGAAGGAGTTAAACTTCTAAACTATGAAGCTGATAAAGACTATAACAGAGTTGTAGTTACAGTTATAGGGGAACCTAAAGCAGTAAAAAAAGCAGTATTAGAGTCAATAGGAGTAGCTAAAGATGTGATTGACATGAATACGCACAAAGGCCAACACTCTAGATTTGGAGCAACAGATGTATGTCCTTTCATTCCAATAAAAGGCATGACAATGGAGGAAGCCGTAGATTTAGCTAAAGAGCTAGGTGAGGAAGTAGCTACAAAATATGAAATACCAGTGTTTTTATATGAAAGTGCTGCATTAAAACCAGAAAGAGAAAACTTAGCCACAGTTAGAAAAGGTGAATATGAAGGTTTGGATTCTAAATTAGAAAATCCTAATTGGAAACCGGATTTTGGAGATGCAAAAAAACATCCAACAGCAGGAGCAATTGCTATAGGTGCAAGAAAACCACTAATAGCATACAACATAAATTTAGACACTCCAAATATTGAAATAGCATCTAAAATAGCTAAGACTATAAGACAATCCAGTGGCGGATATAGATTTATCAAGGCTGGACCAGTAGAAATACCAGAAAGAGGTATAACTCAAGTTACTATGAATTTAACTGATTATACAAAAACTGCTATGTATAGGGCTTTTGAGGCAGTAAAAATGGAAGCAAAGAGATATGGTGTAAATGTAATGGGAAGCGAGATTGTAGGACTTTGTCCTATGGAAGCTTTAGTTGATTGTGCATCATATTACTTAGGTCTTGAAAATTTCTCTCTAGATAAAGTACTAGAGACTAGTTTAATGGAGTAG
- a CDS encoding membrane protein — protein MLTRFFGEDGCFGGGAWWIIVLFFLFLAFGETWVDIDIMAWIPFLILLLITCCCAGFFDGDDGCGCC, from the coding sequence ATGTTAACTAGATTTTTCGGTGAAGACGGATGCTTTGGTGGAGGAGCATGGTGGATAATAGTACTATTCTTCTTATTCTTAGCATTTGGTGAGACTTGGGTAGACATAGATATAATGGCATGGATACCTTTCTTAATATTATTATTAATAACTTGCTGTTGTGCAGGATTCTTTGATGGAGACGACGGTTGTGGGTGCTGTTAA
- a CDS encoding twin-arginine translocase TatA/TatE family subunit — protein sequence MSKLDKLLRSFGCGCNSPFGGSSLLIIAVVVFLLLGTDLLDNFFCDDNSWIWIILIILLLFNFDDGCC from the coding sequence ATGTCAAAACTAGATAAACTTTTGAGAAGTTTTGGATGTGGATGTAATTCACCATTTGGAGGATCAAGTTTACTAATAATAGCAGTTGTTGTTTTTCTATTATTAGGAACAGATTTACTTGATAACTTCTTCTGTGATGATAACTCATGGATATGGATAATACTGATAATCCTTTTATTATTCAATTTTGATGATGGATGTTGTTAA
- a CDS encoding cyclodeaminase/cyclohydrolase family protein has translation MRLVEMTVEDFSKEVDSNSPAPGGGSVAALASNIGVSLSRMMANLSFGKKKYESLSEDIRLEFTEKFNNLGDIREELIELVDKDTEAFEEYMKALKLPKETSEEKEARNIAIKCATMFSIEVPFKTATRSLEALELLNFIAKYGNQNAITDIGVGTLLIYSGIEGAILNVKVNLLGLEDEELINEYRTRCLEILDKAKSFKESIIEDIHEKLEPVKA, from the coding sequence ATGAGATTAGTTGAAATGACTGTTGAAGATTTTTCAAAAGAAGTGGACTCTAATTCGCCAGCACCAGGAGGTGGATCGGTTGCAGCTTTAGCATCAAATATAGGGGTAAGTTTATCTAGAATGATGGCAAATTTAAGTTTTGGTAAGAAAAAATATGAAAGTTTAAGTGAAGATATAAGGCTAGAATTCACCGAAAAATTTAATAATTTAGGAGACATAAGAGAAGAATTAATAGAACTAGTAGATAAAGATACTGAGGCATTTGAAGAGTATATGAAAGCTTTAAAACTTCCTAAGGAAACTAGTGAAGAAAAAGAAGCAAGAAATATAGCTATAAAGTGTGCAACTATGTTTTCCATAGAGGTGCCCTTTAAAACAGCTACAAGGTCTTTAGAAGCATTAGAACTATTAAATTTCATAGCTAAATATGGAAACCAAAATGCAATAACCGATATAGGCGTAGGGACTTTACTTATATATAGTGGTATTGAAGGTGCTATTTTAAATGTTAAAGTAAACTTATTGGGATTAGAAGATGAAGAATTAATTAATGAGTATAGAACTAGATGCTTAGAAATTTTAGATAAAGCTAAATCTTTCAAAGAAAGTATAATTGAGGATATACATGAAAAATTAGAACCTGTAAAAGCATAA
- the hutI gene encoding imidazolonepropionase — MSVDLIIKNIGKLATMRGNSPLIGKAMNDIEILENVYIAIKDGKFYEIGIDDNYLKLVNENTKIKDAHKKLVTPGLIDAHTHLVHGGSRENEFAKKIEGVPYLEILKSGGGILSTVKSTKEASFEQLYFKAKNSLDRMLELGVTTVESKSGYGLELDTEIKQLEVAKKLDEDHAIDLVHTFLGAHAVPLEYKENPEKFVEIIINEMMPKVKDLGLAEFCDVFCEDSVFNIDQTRRIFEHAKNLGYKLKIHADEIVSLGGAELSAQMGCISADHLMAASDYGIELMAQNGVIANILPGTSFNLNKDYANARKMIDSNVAVSLSSDYNPGSCPSENLQFVMQLGCLGLKMTPNEVLSSVTINAACAIDRQNEIGSIEVGKKADLVIFDAPNVEYLMYHFGINHVCSVYKNGKLVVENKHIVIEESNCVFG; from the coding sequence ATGAGTGTAGATCTTATTATAAAAAATATAGGTAAACTAGCTACCATGAGGGGAAATTCTCCTCTCATAGGTAAAGCTATGAATGATATAGAAATACTTGAAAATGTATATATTGCAATAAAAGATGGAAAGTTTTATGAAATTGGAATAGATGATAATTATTTAAAATTAGTAAATGAAAATACTAAAATAAAGGATGCTCATAAAAAGCTAGTTACACCAGGGCTTATTGATGCTCATACTCATTTAGTTCATGGAGGAAGTAGAGAAAATGAATTTGCTAAAAAGATTGAAGGAGTTCCATACTTAGAAATATTAAAAAGCGGTGGTGGAATTTTAAGCACAGTCAAATCAACTAAGGAAGCAAGTTTTGAACAATTATACTTTAAAGCTAAAAATAGTCTAGATAGAATGCTTGAGTTAGGAGTAACTACAGTTGAGTCAAAAAGTGGATATGGATTAGAACTAGATACAGAAATAAAGCAATTAGAAGTAGCTAAAAAGCTAGATGAAGATCATGCTATAGATTTAGTTCATACTTTTTTAGGAGCGCATGCAGTTCCTTTAGAATACAAAGAAAATCCAGAAAAATTTGTTGAAATAATAATAAATGAAATGATGCCTAAAGTAAAAGATCTTGGGTTAGCTGAATTTTGTGATGTATTTTGTGAAGATTCAGTATTTAATATAGATCAAACTAGAAGAATATTTGAACATGCAAAAAATTTAGGATATAAATTAAAAATACATGCAGATGAAATTGTATCACTAGGTGGAGCAGAATTATCTGCTCAAATGGGGTGTATATCAGCAGATCATCTAATGGCAGCTAGTGATTATGGAATAGAATTAATGGCACAAAATGGAGTTATAGCTAACATTTTACCTGGAACTTCATTTAATTTAAATAAAGATTATGCAAATGCTAGAAAAATGATAGATTCTAATGTTGCAGTATCACTATCAAGTGACTATAACCCAGGAAGTTGTCCAAGTGAAAATCTACAATTTGTTATGCAGTTAGGGTGTTTAGGATTAAAAATGACACCAAATGAAGTTTTAAGTTCCGTGACTATAAATGCTGCCTGCGCTATAGATAGACAAAATGAAATAGGATCAATAGAGGTGGGGAAAAAAGCAGATTTAGTTATATTTGATGCACCTAATGTAGAGTATTTAATGTATCACTTTGGAATAAATCATGTATGCTCTGTATATAAAAATGGAAAGTTAGTAGTTGAAAATAAGCATATAGTTATAGAAGAATCTAACTGTGTATTTGGTTAA
- a CDS encoding exosporium morphogenetic protein CdeC, whose translation MKDLMRAKKVVSKRVTKPTQELENSSYIETNEVEDDFERGCKSSGHKPQCHPYVQCECECECDCDCNHEHNHKHNHDCHSSCCNCNEDDCTENCFPNPCPEECSQPLTPPKFPISQAVLYPIETNRVFDTIMFRVFTDGKKSNGDDLDFKYELGNLCGPLPSSARTNVTIEKVCINYSSIKINPGTTSLEQLKIEKVDRKSQKCKSVFEYDVCGQLNRCCNDKCLGQNVAYKEKGLNVVVYDLELELTGRFGCSEFTAVAIPCSKCESKHDNSNCVVFYFNTLSGDLVVPADGRGFTLRQDFQTQLTVDCIGKGVITQKMVNNKPCYELDIPNGIDLVLCLQNVVSALIEEQIIVLGGPTRIRPRLVDTFGSVCDFSQFTGKCEADDDENHNNHKCCK comes from the coding sequence ATGAAGGATTTAATGAGAGCTAAAAAAGTAGTTAGCAAAAGAGTAACAAAGCCTACTCAAGAGTTAGAAAATAGTAGCTATATAGAAACAAATGAAGTTGAAGATGATTTTGAAAGAGGATGCAAATCTAGTGGACACAAACCCCAATGTCATCCATATGTACAATGCGAGTGTGAATGTGAGTGTGATTGCGATTGTAATCATGAACACAATCATAAGCATAACCATGATTGTCACTCAAGTTGCTGTAATTGCAATGAAGATGATTGTACAGAGAATTGCTTCCCAAACCCTTGTCCAGAAGAGTGTAGTCAGCCTTTAACACCACCTAAGTTTCCTATATCACAAGCAGTTCTATACCCTATAGAAACAAATAGAGTATTTGATACTATAATGTTTAGAGTATTTACTGATGGTAAAAAATCAAATGGAGATGATTTAGACTTTAAATATGAATTAGGTAACTTATGTGGACCATTACCAAGTTCTGCTCGTACAAATGTAACTATAGAAAAAGTATGCATAAACTACTCAAGTATAAAAATTAACCCAGGGACAACATCATTAGAGCAATTAAAGATTGAAAAAGTTGATAGAAAATCACAAAAATGTAAGTCAGTTTTTGAATATGATGTTTGTGGTCAACTAAATAGATGCTGTAATGATAAGTGCTTAGGGCAAAATGTAGCATACAAAGAAAAAGGTTTAAATGTAGTTGTATATGACTTAGAACTAGAATTAACAGGTAGATTTGGATGTTCAGAGTTTACTGCTGTAGCGATACCATGTAGTAAATGTGAATCAAAACATGACAATTCAAACTGTGTAGTATTCTATTTTAATACTTTATCTGGTGATTTAGTAGTTCCAGCAGATGGAAGAGGATTTACTCTAAGACAAGACTTCCAGACTCAATTAACAGTTGACTGTATAGGAAAAGGTGTAATAACTCAAAAAATGGTTAACAATAAACCATGCTATGAGTTAGATATACCAAATGGAATAGATCTTGTACTTTGTTTACAAAATGTAGTAAGTGCATTAATAGAAGAACAAATAATAGTTTTAGGTGGACCAACAAGAATTAGACCTAGATTAGTAGACACATTTGGTAGTGTTTGTGACTTCTCTCAATTCACAGGAAAATGTGAAGCTGACGATGATGAAAATCATAACAATCACAAATGTTGTAAATAA
- a CDS encoding LacI family DNA-binding transcriptional regulator, giving the protein MKTNVTIKDVAKKAGVSISTVSRVINDSKPVTDEVKQKVLDVIKETGYVPNPLARSLVTKKSQLIGVIIPEVSDSFVSELVNGIEEVAKMYDYDILLANTYSDKEQELKSINLLRAKQVEGIVMMSWKVDEEHLEFIQNCRIPAVYVSKTARNYDVYSVSISNTNATYDMTKYLIDKGHKKISFIMTSEDDTVLEAERYLGFEKAMKDNNLEIDKSLVKNAGTTYDYGYEKMKEILDEGNVPEAVFVTGDEAAIGALNAICDAGYRVPEDISVAGFNDAKIAAMYRPKLTTVHQPLYDMGAVAIRMVIKMIDKEVLENKKVELPYRIVERESVIDRH; this is encoded by the coding sequence ATGAAAACTAATGTAACAATAAAAGATGTAGCTAAGAAAGCAGGCGTTTCTATATCTACAGTATCAAGAGTTATAAATGATTCTAAGCCAGTTACAGACGAAGTTAAACAAAAGGTATTAGATGTTATAAAGGAAACGGGATATGTGCCAAACCCATTAGCAAGAAGCTTAGTAACTAAAAAAAGTCAATTAATAGGGGTTATAATTCCAGAAGTATCTGATTCTTTTGTAAGTGAGTTAGTTAATGGGATAGAAGAAGTTGCAAAAATGTATGACTATGATATATTATTAGCAAACACATACTCAGACAAGGAACAAGAACTAAAAAGTATAAACTTACTAAGAGCTAAGCAAGTAGAAGGTATAGTAATGATGTCTTGGAAAGTAGATGAAGAGCATTTAGAGTTTATACAAAACTGTAGAATACCAGCTGTATATGTAAGTAAAACAGCAAGAAACTATGATGTATATTCTGTAAGTATAAGTAATACAAATGCAACATATGATATGACAAAGTATTTAATAGACAAAGGTCATAAAAAAATATCTTTCATAATGACTAGTGAAGATGATACAGTTTTAGAAGCAGAAAGATACTTAGGATTTGAAAAAGCTATGAAAGATAATAACTTAGAAATAGATAAATCCTTAGTAAAAAATGCAGGAACTACATATGACTATGGATATGAAAAGATGAAAGAAATACTAGATGAAGGTAATGTACCAGAAGCAGTATTTGTTACAGGTGATGAAGCTGCAATAGGTGCTTTAAATGCTATTTGTGATGCAGGATATAGAGTTCCTGAGGATATATCAGTGGCTGGATTTAATGATGCCAAAATAGCTGCTATGTATAGACCAAAGTTAACTACAGTTCATCAGCCATTATATGATATGGGAGCTGTAGCGATAAGAATGGTAATAAAAATGATTGATAAAGAAGTTTTAGAAAATAAAAAGGTAGAACTTCCATATAGAATAGTTGAAAGAGAAAGTGTTATAGATAGACATTAA
- the hutH gene encoding histidine ammonia-lyase has protein sequence MNKVIIDGRDLTIEDVVNVSRNGYGVELSEEVIKKVKLARDLVDKYVDEQKVVYGITTGFGKFSDVVISKEETHDLQRNLIISHACGVGNPFDEDIVRAIMLLRVNNLSKGYSGVRIETLNTLINMINNNVCPVIPEKGSLGASGDLAPLAHMVLTMIGEGEAIYNGKRMTSSEAMKLAGVEILPELSSKEGLALINGTQVMTAVGALTTYDAMNLLKTADIALSMTMESLNGITCAMDERVHLVRAHRGQINTAKNVLDILTGSEMTTKQGDLRVQDAYSIRCSPQIHGASKDAIEYVKNKINIEINSVTDNPIIFPEQEDVISGGNFHGQPMALSFDFLGIALSEIANISERRLERLVNPTLSNGLPAFLIKNGGVNSGFMIVQYSAAALVSENKVLAHPASVDSIPSSANQEDHVSMGTIAARKAREIMKNTRNVLAMELLAATQAIDLRGKKKLGIGTEAAYNVLRKYTNFIEEDLVMYKEINKCEEIVKENLVVEAVEKSLEFELLVNEEIALSEI, from the coding sequence ATGAATAAAGTAATTATAGATGGAAGAGATTTAACTATAGAAGATGTAGTTAATGTTTCTAGAAATGGATATGGAGTAGAATTAAGTGAGGAAGTAATAAAAAAAGTTAAGTTAGCTAGAGATTTAGTTGATAAATATGTAGATGAGCAAAAAGTAGTTTATGGAATAACTACAGGATTTGGAAAATTTTCTGATGTAGTTATATCCAAAGAAGAAACTCACGATTTACAAAGAAATTTAATTATAAGCCATGCTTGTGGAGTCGGAAATCCCTTTGATGAAGATATAGTAAGAGCTATAATGTTACTTAGAGTTAACAATTTATCAAAAGGATATTCTGGAGTTAGAATAGAGACATTAAACACATTAATAAATATGATAAATAATAATGTATGCCCAGTAATACCGGAAAAAGGGTCATTGGGAGCATCAGGAGATTTAGCTCCTTTAGCACATATGGTTCTTACTATGATAGGTGAAGGAGAGGCAATATACAATGGAAAAAGGATGACATCATCAGAAGCTATGAAATTAGCTGGTGTAGAAATACTACCAGAGCTTTCATCAAAAGAAGGACTAGCTCTTATAAATGGAACTCAAGTTATGACTGCAGTAGGAGCACTTACAACTTATGATGCTATGAATTTATTGAAAACAGCAGATATAGCACTATCAATGACTATGGAATCTTTAAATGGAATTACGTGTGCAATGGACGAGAGGGTTCATTTAGTAAGAGCTCATAGGGGTCAAATAAATACAGCTAAGAATGTATTAGATATATTAACTGGAAGTGAGATGACCACTAAACAAGGTGATTTGAGGGTACAAGATGCATATTCTATTAGATGTTCACCACAAATACATGGAGCTAGTAAAGATGCTATAGAGTATGTAAAAAATAAAATAAATATAGAAATCAATTCAGTAACAGACAATCCAATAATATTCCCAGAACAAGAAGACGTAATATCAGGTGGAAATTTCCACGGACAACCAATGGCTTTAAGTTTTGACTTTTTAGGAATAGCATTATCAGAAATAGCCAACATATCAGAAAGAAGACTAGAAAGATTAGTAAATCCCACATTAAGTAACGGACTGCCAGCATTTTTAATTAAAAACGGAGGAGTTAACTCAGGTTTTATGATTGTACAATATAGTGCTGCAGCATTAGTTTCAGAAAATAAAGTTTTAGCCCATCCAGCAAGTGTAGATTCAATACCATCATCAGCAAACCAAGAGGACCATGTATCTATGGGAACCATAGCAGCTAGAAAAGCGAGAGAAATAATGAAAAATACTAGAAATGTTTTAGCTATGGAGCTTTTAGCAGCTACACAAGCTATAGATTTAAGAGGAAAGAAAAAATTGGGTATAGGTACAGAGGCTGCATATAATGTTTTAAGAAAATACACAAATTTTATAGAAGAAGATTTGGTTATGTATAAAGAGATAAATAAGTGTGAAGAAATTGTAAAAGAAAACTTAGTAGTAGAAGCAGTTGAGAAATCACTAGAATTTGAACTACTTGTAAATGAAGAAATAGCTTTAAGTGAAATATAA